Proteins from one Nodularia sp. LEGE 06071 genomic window:
- the dpdA gene encoding tRNA-guanine transglycosylase DpdA yields the protein MQYFIPEWDDRVDPGYDFLNDMSTPSRNLYENDVYAHEMFPFSNYDGILVSKVVVENSKTKKAKINEIGIHQFIRFPGSVMGDCGAFGYFKEEVPPYSTEEILDYYESLGFNYGVSIHHLIVGPFAEAGVREKRYDLTIKNAEDFIQKHRSGEYKFTPIGAVQGWDPESYPEAVKAYIGMGYEYIALGGLARTPSQQIIEILKKIHPHLTSNTRLHLFGVARISAIPAFRHLGVTSFDSASPLRRAWLDPKANYYTVTDKKYAAVRIPFVDKHSIRIKHLLESGFKDD from the coding sequence ATGCAGTATTTCATTCCAGAATGGGATGACCGAGTAGACCCTGGCTATGACTTTTTAAACGATATGAGTACACCTAGTCGAAACCTCTATGAAAATGACGTGTATGCTCACGAAATGTTTCCATTTTCTAACTATGATGGAATTTTAGTTTCTAAAGTAGTTGTTGAAAATAGCAAAACAAAGAAAGCTAAAATTAACGAAATTGGTATCCATCAATTTATTCGCTTTCCAGGTTCAGTAATGGGAGATTGTGGGGCTTTTGGCTATTTCAAGGAAGAAGTCCCTCCCTACAGTACCGAAGAAATTTTGGATTATTATGAGAGTTTAGGTTTTAATTATGGGGTCAGTATTCACCATTTGATAGTTGGTCCATTTGCTGAAGCAGGTGTTAGGGAAAAACGTTATGATTTAACTATTAAAAATGCTGAAGATTTTATTCAAAAGCATCGAAGTGGAGAATATAAATTTACTCCCATTGGTGCGGTTCAGGGTTGGGACCCTGAATCTTATCCTGAGGCTGTCAAAGCATATATTGGTATGGGTTATGAATATATTGCACTTGGTGGATTAGCTAGAACTCCGAGCCAACAGATTATAGAAATCTTAAAGAAAATTCATCCTCATTTAACTTCTAATACTCGATTGCACTTATTTGGGGTAGCTCGAATTAGTGCTATTCCAGCCTTTCGTCACTTGGGTGTAACAAGTTTTGATTCGGCTAGTCCTTTACGCCGTGCTTGGTTAGATCCAAAGGCAAATTATTATACTGTTACTGATAAAAAATATGCTGCCGTTCGGATTCCTTTTGTGGATAAGCACTCCATACGAATTAAACATTTACTCGAAAGCGGTTTCAAGGATGATTAA
- the dpdF gene encoding protein DpdF → MNDSFSELREILKTGDIPEDTSHVSEVCHQRLLDALQNSPKSGDIVSLVRHVLRREDEKQGGSSATTLLVTRKPPFPNRSIWEQASITVLREDQEHYLISARPWQPEWLDLADQYPPDTPLWNEKPRRNDEPVSGDPFLKLMELDTYRSIGQREAIRAVLTAPDNSTLIINLPTGAGKSLCAQLPALLNSRNNNGVSVVVVPTTALAIDQERALKPFVHHATAYYSDDSVEGKERREGIRDRIRAGTQRIIFTSPESLMDSLAPALYEAAHRGILRYFIIDEAHMVEQWGDNFRPAFQEIPGLRRDLLRLSSFTTLLLTATLTESCLDTLETLFDKDLKVISAVQLRPEPAYWFKRCESKEVRKQRLLEAVYHLPRPLIIYGTQVKDVEDWKRELTRAGFKRCDRMTGKSTTEQREQLIEKWRSGKIDIVVATSAFGLGIDQADVRAVIHVCIPETIDRFYQEVGRGGRDGKACMSLTLYTTEDFGLAQDLNDNSAITIELGLQRWQTMFYKKETLGDGRFRVPVETPRSFQEKNIDQINNQNRAWNIRTLTLMNQANLIAIDSVEPPQKKNFESQPEEAYQAAWDLYRNSRIIRICNQLHLEKSTWESEVETVRQKRQTWSHKNLQLMKEALKPKRCISEIFTEGYSIPPRQTPETRNSVIVSRACGGCPVCRKNGITPFPGIMPTSRPVWQKPNFIQGKEIQRLFAGEKILLIFYDSLEQLNKFSRGRKLFKWLIEQGMKNIVVSPEYNHFLKESSKIHNSFIFLFDSYEPLLMPRIPTLIFHAPGIPIPLKYLSNYSTSTMTRIILVPINTPDPNREDRRLINVFSGRYFKFDVFCTEISI, encoded by the coding sequence ATGAATGACTCATTCTCAGAACTTCGGGAAATTCTCAAAACAGGTGATATCCCTGAAGATACAAGCCATGTTTCAGAAGTTTGTCATCAGCGCTTGTTGGATGCGCTGCAAAACTCCCCTAAGTCTGGGGATATTGTTAGCCTAGTGCGTCATGTGTTGCGGCGGGAAGATGAAAAACAGGGTGGAAGTTCTGCAACGACTCTTTTAGTAACCCGCAAACCTCCTTTTCCTAATCGCAGTATTTGGGAGCAGGCTAGCATAACCGTGCTGCGCGAAGATCAAGAACACTATCTCATTAGCGCTCGTCCTTGGCAACCGGAATGGCTTGACCTGGCTGACCAATATCCCCCAGATACCCCTTTATGGAATGAAAAACCTCGACGGAATGATGAACCAGTTTCCGGCGACCCGTTTTTGAAATTAATGGAGTTGGACACATATCGCAGTATCGGACAGCGTGAAGCAATTCGTGCAGTTTTGACTGCTCCTGATAATTCAACTTTAATTATTAACTTACCTACGGGTGCGGGAAAAAGCCTTTGCGCTCAACTACCTGCATTGCTCAACTCCAGAAACAATAATGGTGTCAGTGTGGTAGTTGTACCGACTACAGCATTGGCTATTGACCAAGAACGGGCATTAAAACCTTTCGTACACCATGCCACAGCGTATTATAGCGATGATTCTGTAGAGGGTAAAGAAAGAAGAGAAGGGATACGCGATCGCATTCGCGCCGGAACTCAAAGAATAATTTTTACCTCTCCTGAAAGTTTAATGGATTCTCTGGCACCTGCTCTGTATGAAGCAGCCCATCGGGGGATTTTACGGTACTTTATTATCGATGAAGCGCACATGGTAGAGCAATGGGGAGATAATTTTCGCCCCGCCTTTCAAGAAATTCCTGGTTTGCGAAGAGATTTATTGCGTCTTAGTTCCTTCACAACTTTATTACTAACAGCAACATTAACAGAATCTTGTTTAGACACCCTTGAAACATTATTTGACAAGGACTTAAAAGTTATATCGGCGGTACAGTTGCGACCAGAGCCTGCTTATTGGTTTAAGCGATGTGAAAGTAAAGAAGTAAGAAAACAAAGGTTACTTGAGGCAGTTTATCATCTTCCTCGCCCGTTAATTATTTACGGGACTCAAGTTAAAGATGTCGAGGATTGGAAACGAGAATTAACTCGTGCTGGGTTTAAACGATGTGACCGAATGACAGGTAAATCTACTACTGAGCAACGAGAGCAACTAATTGAAAAATGGCGGTCAGGAAAGATTGATATAGTTGTGGCTACTTCTGCCTTTGGATTAGGTATAGACCAAGCAGATGTCAGGGCAGTAATTCATGTTTGTATTCCCGAAACCATTGACCGTTTCTATCAGGAAGTCGGACGGGGAGGAAGAGACGGTAAAGCTTGTATGTCGCTAACATTATATACAACTGAAGACTTCGGACTCGCCCAAGACCTCAATGATAACTCAGCAATAACTATTGAATTGGGTTTGCAACGTTGGCAAACTATGTTTTATAAAAAAGAAACTCTAGGTGATGGACGTTTTCGCGTACCAGTAGAAACACCTCGTTCATTTCAAGAAAAAAATATTGATCAGATAAATAATCAAAATAGGGCTTGGAATATCCGCACTTTAACGCTGATGAATCAAGCCAATTTAATTGCAATTGATTCAGTCGAGCCTCCCCAAAAGAAAAACTTTGAATCACAACCAGAAGAAGCTTATCAAGCAGCTTGGGATTTGTACCGCAATTCTCGCATTATTCGTATCTGTAATCAGCTTCATTTAGAAAAATCAACTTGGGAATCTGAAGTGGAAACAGTGCGCCAGAAACGCCAAACCTGGAGTCATAAAAACCTGCAATTAATGAAAGAAGCTTTAAAACCTAAACGTTGTATTTCAGAGATATTCACGGAAGGGTATAGCATCCCCCCACGTCAAACTCCAGAAACCAGAAATTCTGTGATAGTTTCTCGTGCCTGTGGGGGTTGTCCTGTTTGTAGAAAAAATGGAATCACACCTTTTCCGGGAATAATGCCTACTTCCAGACCTGTATGGCAAAAACCAAATTTTATTCAGGGGAAAGAAATCCAAAGGTTGTTTGCAGGCGAGAAAATTCTGCTTATTTTCTATGATTCTCTGGAACAATTAAATAAATTTTCAAGAGGTCGAAAATTGTTTAAGTGGCTAATAGAACAAGGAATGAAGAATATTGTAGTTTCTCCAGAATATAATCACTTTTTGAAAGAAAGTAGTAAAATACATAACTCGTTTATTTTTCTATTTGATAGCTACGAACCTTTACTCATGCCACGTATTCCTACTTTAATTTTTCATGCTCCAGGAATACCTATACCATTAAAATATTTATCAAATTACAGTACATCAACAATGACACGTATTATTTTAGTTCCTATCAATACACCAGACCCAAACAGAGAGGACAGAAGATTAATTAATGTTTTTTCTGGCAGATACTTTAAATTCGATGTATTTTGTACGGAGATTAGTATATGA
- the dpdE gene encoding protein DpdE: MLRIEDISKINPKANIGCLILDEAHHIAAMATSNDADLRQRFETCKNLAHKSDRLLLLSATPVLNHEQDFLAMLHLLDPTTYQLDDLAGFRDRVVKRQDIGRILLSFKEGANPFVLKTNLKQLRNLFAQDEYLLQLADKLENRLQAKAADTVKIVREIRTHISDTYRLHRRMLRNRRVSVEDVIFDRNITLRTEYDLDERSPDIHELIEEWRDVAPDDKPYYHIFLLFFRASGTWLGILKQVIQARLSNETALREGFPIQTTAFPEGVIEEYPKGIFTAELIPEFGADSVRILTETPQFAGEAEILQSLLQILEQPSEDGDRLELLKTVILYQLCEPLKLQSLKFNGTKLLAEVQQRIKRPIPGDSLPKIVIFTSFVQTCTEIVRYLSDCFGEGTVVSHQVGQTRAQVENNLNRFKKDSKCFILVCDFSGEEGRNLQFTNYMIYFDLPWSPNRLEQRIGRIDRIGRPLKVELTVFAGVDLPDSLHDAWYCLLKEGFNIFEQSIASLQFYVDEKLPVLAEIFFKSGANGLLENIEVIQKEIEQEQVKISEQNALDEIDALDENATQYFKALDDYDARYQEIEQLTEDWICDALRFRAINNPNVSALKRYKPTEKTLIPADDLNRNFARVLEEFGTFNRSLANQQPGVKLYRIGEKFVEALSSYIHWDDRGKAFAMWRVAETWDSAEGEEWYGFRFNYIIETDLTKYTEKSTKSKILKRRVDGLFPPIVESVFIDARYEQMCAVEDETLLNILQLPYKGKGGKHRDYNLAKSHLSILDNFIESSNWPKFCHQARRTSLELLSQRLEFMTLCENSVIRAEQKLGKRLDQLRLRFNRLTDQERISHPLLEQELNNETALSQVIIEGIRHPSIRLDSVGFIIVSGRPPVQSEEDDL, encoded by the coding sequence TTGCTAAGGATTGAAGATATCTCTAAAATTAACCCGAAAGCGAATATCGGCTGCTTAATTTTAGATGAAGCCCACCACATTGCGGCAATGGCGACCTCTAACGATGCAGACTTGCGCCAGCGTTTTGAGACTTGCAAAAATCTTGCCCATAAAAGCGATCGCTTACTTTTATTATCTGCCACTCCTGTACTCAACCACGAGCAAGATTTTCTAGCAATGCTGCATCTGCTTGACCCGACAACTTATCAACTTGATGACTTAGCAGGTTTTCGTGACAGGGTAGTAAAACGTCAAGATATTGGTAGAATTCTCCTGTCATTTAAAGAAGGCGCAAACCCTTTCGTTCTGAAAACTAATCTCAAACAACTCCGTAACTTGTTTGCTCAAGATGAGTATTTACTTCAATTGGCAGACAAGCTAGAAAATAGATTACAAGCAAAGGCTGCTGATACAGTTAAAATTGTCAGGGAAATTCGGACTCATATTAGCGATACCTACAGACTTCATCGCCGGATGCTTCGCAATCGTCGCGTTTCCGTAGAAGATGTGATTTTTGACCGTAATATTACACTTAGAACCGAATACGATTTAGATGAGCGATCGCCTGACATCCACGAACTAATTGAGGAGTGGCGTGATGTAGCTCCTGATGACAAACCATATTACCACATTTTTCTCTTGTTCTTCCGTGCTTCTGGTACTTGGCTGGGTATTTTAAAACAAGTAATTCAAGCACGTTTAAGTAATGAAACAGCGCTGCGAGAGGGTTTCCCGATTCAGACAACTGCGTTCCCCGAAGGGGTTATAGAAGAGTATCCGAAGGGTATATTCACTGCGGAATTAATTCCAGAATTTGGTGCTGATAGTGTTCGTATCCTCACTGAAACTCCTCAATTTGCTGGGGAAGCAGAGATTTTGCAAAGCCTGCTGCAAATTCTAGAACAACCTTCAGAGGATGGCGATCGCCTGGAATTACTCAAGACAGTTATACTCTATCAACTCTGTGAACCTTTAAAATTACAATCCTTGAAATTTAACGGGACTAAATTGCTTGCAGAGGTTCAACAACGGATAAAAAGACCCATACCGGGAGACAGTCTGCCAAAAATTGTTATATTTACCAGTTTTGTCCAAACTTGTACCGAAATTGTCCGTTACTTGAGTGATTGTTTTGGTGAGGGAACTGTCGTTAGTCATCAAGTTGGACAAACTCGCGCTCAAGTTGAGAATAACTTAAATCGGTTTAAAAAAGACTCAAAATGCTTCATTTTAGTTTGCGACTTCTCCGGCGAAGAAGGTCGTAACCTACAATTTACCAACTACATGATATATTTTGACCTACCTTGGTCGCCAAATCGCCTAGAACAAAGAATTGGTAGGATAGACCGTATTGGTCGTCCATTGAAAGTTGAGTTAACAGTATTTGCTGGCGTAGACCTACCCGATAGTCTCCACGATGCATGGTATTGCTTATTAAAAGAAGGGTTTAATATCTTTGAACAATCTATTGCCAGTCTCCAGTTTTATGTTGATGAAAAATTACCAGTCTTAGCTGAAATTTTCTTTAAATCTGGTGCAAATGGGTTATTAGAAAATATAGAAGTAATTCAAAAAGAAATTGAGCAGGAACAAGTAAAAATTAGCGAACAAAATGCCCTAGATGAAATAGATGCTCTCGATGAGAACGCTACCCAATATTTTAAAGCTTTAGACGATTATGATGCTCGTTATCAGGAAATTGAACAATTAACTGAAGATTGGATTTGTGATGCGTTGAGATTTAGGGCAATCAATAATCCTAATGTATCGGCACTAAAGCGTTATAAACCTACCGAAAAGACATTAATCCCAGCAGATGATTTAAACAGAAATTTTGCCAGGGTTTTAGAAGAGTTTGGGACTTTTAACCGCAGTTTAGCCAATCAACAACCTGGTGTAAAACTCTACCGCATTGGAGAAAAATTTGTAGAAGCACTATCATCTTATATCCATTGGGACGACCGGGGTAAAGCTTTTGCTATGTGGAGAGTTGCAGAAACTTGGGATTCTGCGGAAGGTGAAGAGTGGTATGGTTTCCGATTTAATTACATTATTGAAACAGATTTAACAAAATATACAGAAAAAAGTACAAAATCTAAAATTTTGAAAAGACGCGTAGATGGGTTATTCCCTCCCATTGTAGAAAGTGTATTTATTGATGCCCGATATGAACAAATGTGTGCTGTTGAAGATGAAACATTATTAAATATCCTGCAACTTCCTTATAAAGGCAAAGGTGGTAAACACCGAGATTACAACTTAGCCAAAAGTCATTTATCTATTCTTGATAATTTTATTGAGTCTAGCAATTGGCCAAAATTTTGCCATCAGGCACGTCGCACGTCTTTAGAGTTACTCAGTCAGCGCCTTGAATTTATGACATTGTGTGAAAATAGCGTCATCCGGGCTGAACAAAAATTAGGTAAGAGACTAGACCAATTGCGTCTACGTTTCAACCGACTTACTGACCAAGAGCGAATTTCTCATCCGTTACTGGAGCAAGAACTCAATAACGAAACGGCATTAAGCCAAGTAATTATCGAAGGAATTCGTCATCCCTCCATTCGTCTTGATTCTGTTGGTTTTATTATCGTTTCTGGGCGACCTCCAGTTCAATCTGAGGAGGATGATTTATGA
- a CDS encoding transposase, which yields MAGRFEGLSDLEWKLFEDIFPKEPLNRGKGMPHAPYRYVLNSLLHILITGCRWCDLPRGGIWASKSSSHRWLKRWREDGTFEHLQGRILAIADHKGLINWNFGAVDGSFSPWKGRW from the coding sequence ATGGCAGGGCGTTTTGAGGGATTGAGTGACCTGGAATGGAAGTTATTTGAGGATATATTTCCCAAAGAGCCATTGAATCGTGGCAAAGGAATGCCTCACGCACCATACCGCTATGTATTAAATAGTTTGTTGCACATTCTGATTACTGGGTGTCGATGGTGTGATTTACCAAGGGGGGGTATATGGGCATCAAAAAGCTCATCCCACCGATGGTTAAAAAGGTGGCGGGAGGATGGAACATTTGAACACCTACAGGGACGTATACTAGCGATTGCTGATCATAAGGGACTAATAAATTGGAACTTTGGCGCGGTTGACGGGTCTTTTTCCCCCTGGAAAGGGAGGTGGTGA
- a CDS encoding aspartyl protease: MGVGAFGDNGELWFEIQMLAANGDVFSVEALFDTGFTAGWLAINTQDLEALEWLRIAAQIFMTTARGEGQFNLYEGRVIIDDTEFIIPVHVGDDIPDTLMGSAWLDIMQLLVNKPQGILTLEVVKGN; this comes from the coding sequence ATGGGTGTAGGTGCTTTTGGGGACAATGGTGAGCTATGGTTTGAAATCCAGATGCTGGCCGCCAATGGAGATGTATTTTCTGTGGAAGCTCTATTTGATACTGGCTTTACTGCGGGGTGGCTGGCTATTAATACCCAAGACTTGGAAGCATTGGAGTGGTTAAGAATTGCTGCCCAAATCTTCATGACAACAGCACGAGGGGAAGGTCAGTTCAATTTGTATGAAGGCAGGGTGATCATTGATGACACCGAGTTTATTATTCCCGTTCACGTTGGGGATGATATTCCCGATACCCTCATGGGTTCTGCGTGGTTGGACATCATGCAACTGCTCGTCAATAAACCTCAAGGGATATTAACCTTAGAAGTAGTCAAGGGAAACTAA
- a CDS encoding DUF6884 domain-containing protein — protein sequence MVKSSLTTSLASTSFGHNYRVLIITSCTGEKRFKPTNQLTLEDFKDSARLQSRSDELGEFACPATQMYTGLQHLRAIEGVELLRQSVGQQAVDLVILSAGYGLIPENKIIVPYEVTFNRMKGYEIDEWAKFLEVHQAFEQAIVGYDLVFLLLGENYLRSLRLPVATKPEQTLIFFASKTSKSHIKDLTAKTFILTLSNAEAKHYCYGLFGLKGFLLKQFAECVSIETELLQRVYEKPEVFTQSMERVPHQLEMPPELPKKKVNSNTSNKKSCK from the coding sequence ATGGTTAAATCATCCCTAACAACATCTTTAGCTTCAACTAGCTTCGGGCATAATTATCGTGTATTGATTATTACTTCTTGCACGGGAGAAAAGCGGTTTAAGCCAACTAACCAGTTGACACTGGAAGATTTCAAAGACTCTGCTCGTTTGCAATCTCGCTCTGATGAATTGGGAGAGTTTGCCTGCCCAGCTACTCAGATGTACACTGGGTTGCAACACCTGCGAGCAATAGAAGGAGTAGAACTACTACGCCAGTCGGTTGGTCAACAAGCAGTGGACTTAGTTATTCTATCTGCTGGGTATGGGCTAATTCCTGAAAATAAAATTATAGTGCCTTACGAAGTTACCTTCAACAGAATGAAGGGATATGAGATAGATGAATGGGCCAAATTTTTAGAAGTTCACCAAGCTTTTGAACAAGCTATTGTTGGTTATGATTTGGTGTTTTTGCTATTGGGAGAAAACTATCTGCGATCTCTTCGTCTGCCAGTTGCAACTAAACCTGAGCAGACATTGATATTTTTCGCTTCAAAAACAAGTAAGTCTCACATCAAAGATTTAACTGCAAAAACTTTTATTTTAACTCTTTCTAATGCAGAAGCAAAGCATTATTGCTATGGTTTATTCGGACTTAAAGGTTTTCTTTTAAAGCAATTTGCTGAATGTGTGTCTATTGAAACTGAACTGCTACAAAGGGTGTATGAGAAACCAGAAGTATTCACTCAATCTATGGAGCGTGTACCACATCAATTAGAAATGCCACCGGAATTACCTAAAAAAAAAGTTAATAGTAATACAAGTAATAAAAAAAGTTGCAAATAA
- a CDS encoding transposase, which yields MTGLFPPGKGGGEEVAYGGKGKGILIHTLTFGNGMPLANCTTPANGNEREQVIPLLDKVKLKTLKRGRPRKRIKVLAADKGYDSKQKRADLRKRGIRPQIPKRVWKTKKNKVRPIKISVPRFQQERCFAWYQRKYRRLVVRWERQKVYFDAFIDLATIHIWINKILLVG from the coding sequence TTGACGGGTCTTTTTCCCCCTGGAAAGGGAGGTGGTGAAGAGGTTGCTTATGGCGGCAAAGGTAAAGGTATACTGATTCATACGCTGACGTTCGGCAATGGAATGCCTCTGGCTAATTGCACTACCCCAGCCAACGGTAATGAGCGAGAACAAGTAATTCCCTTACTGGATAAGGTTAAACTCAAAACATTAAAACGGGGCAGACCACGTAAACGAATCAAAGTGCTGGCTGCTGATAAAGGTTACGACTCAAAACAAAAACGTGCTGACCTCCGAAAACGAGGTATTCGTCCTCAAATTCCAAAGCGAGTCTGGAAAACCAAGAAAAACAAAGTCAGACCTATCAAAATCTCCGTCCCCAGATTTCAACAAGAGCGGTGTTTTGCTTGGTATCAACGCAAATATCGTCGCCTTGTCGTCAGATGGGAACGTCAAAAGGTTTATTTTGACGCATTCATAGACCTTGCTACCATCCACATCTGGATTAACAAAATATTATTAGTGGGATAG